In Sneathia sanguinegens, the following proteins share a genomic window:
- the purB gene encoding adenylosuccinate lyase, which produces MDKYENPLCTRYASKQMQYIFSPDNKFQNWRKLWYSLAKAQKKLGLANITDEQLEEMKKNISNIDFQKAKEYEKKLRHDVMAHVYTFGDACPKARPIIHLGVTSAFVGDNTDLIQIKEALILVKKRLLVVMESLVNFADKYKEVPCLSYTHFQAAQLSTVGKRASLWLKSFVYDFYEIDKRINNLEFRGVKGTTGTGASFKELFGDNYEKMKELDRLVTEESGFKKCQEISSQTYDRKQDTYILQTLASLADSAYKMTNDFRLLQHEKEIEEPFEKNQIGSSAMAYKRNPMRCERVSALAKFVISLEMNGHLVHSSQWLERTLDDSANKRLSYPQAFLAIDAILIILENILDGVVVYKKMIEKNIRKELGFMATENIMMDAVKKGMDRQEVHEIIRTLSMEEVKSIKIEGKENHLIDRIVKDGRLGLTMEDMEKILDPKQYIGFSVEQTKEYLSKVRKILDDNNKFLRIKKEDLTL; this is translated from the coding sequence ATGGACAAATATGAAAATCCACTATGTACAAGATATGCTAGCAAACAAATGCAATATATCTTTTCACCAGATAATAAATTCCAAAATTGGAGAAAATTATGGTATTCTTTAGCTAAAGCTCAAAAGAAGCTTGGTTTAGCAAATATAACTGATGAACAATTAGAAGAAATGAAAAAAAATATTTCAAATATTGATTTTCAAAAAGCAAAAGAATATGAAAAAAAATTAAGACATGATGTTATGGCTCATGTCTATACTTTTGGTGATGCCTGTCCAAAGGCAAGACCTATTATACATTTAGGGGTAACAAGTGCCTTTGTTGGAGATAACACAGATTTAATACAAATAAAGGAAGCTTTAATTTTAGTTAAAAAAAGACTTTTAGTTGTTATGGAAAGCCTTGTTAATTTTGCTGATAAATATAAGGAAGTTCCCTGTTTATCTTATACACATTTTCAAGCAGCACAATTAAGTACAGTAGGTAAAAGAGCAAGCTTGTGGTTAAAATCATTTGTGTATGATTTTTATGAAATAGATAAAAGAATAAATAATTTAGAATTTAGAGGAGTTAAAGGAACAACAGGGACAGGAGCAAGTTTCAAGGAATTATTTGGGGATAATTATGAAAAGATGAAAGAATTGGATAGACTTGTTACAGAGGAAAGTGGTTTTAAAAAATGTCAAGAAATTAGTTCACAAACTTATGATAGAAAACAAGATACATATATTTTACAAACCTTGGCTAGTCTTGCTGATTCGGCATATAAAATGACGAATGATTTTAGATTATTACAACATGAAAAAGAAATAGAAGAACCTTTTGAAAAAAATCAAATAGGGTCTTCTGCTATGGCATATAAAAGAAATCCAATGAGATGTGAGAGAGTTTCAGCCTTAGCAAAATTTGTTATATCTCTTGAGATGAATGGGCATTTAGTTCATAGTAGTCAATGGCTTGAAAGAACCTTAGATGATTCAGCAAATAAGAGACTTTCATATCCACAAGCATTTTTAGCTATAGATGCAATTTTAATAATATTAGAAAATATTTTGGATGGCGTTGTAGTTTACAAAAAAATGATAGAAAAGAATATAAGAAAAGAATTAGGTTTTATGGCTACAGAAAATATAATGATGGATGCTGTAAAAAAAGGTATGGATAGACAAGAAGTTCATGAGATTATACGAACTTTATCTATGGAAGAAGTTAAAAGTATAAAAATTGAAGGTAAAGAAAATCATTTGATAGATAGAATAGTTAAAGATGGAAGATTGGGTTTAACTATGGAAGACATGGAAAAGATATTAGACCCTAAGCAATATATAGGATTTTCTGTAGAACAAACAAAAGAATATTTGTCGAAAGTTAGAAAAATTTTAGACGATAATAATAAATTTTTACGAATAAAAAAAGAGGATTTAACTTTATGA
- a CDS encoding Nif3-like dinuclear metal center hexameric protein has product MKLKALIDKLNEKFPENICESWDNVGLLLGDKDKEVKKVLIALEVNSKAIDKAIQERVDMIISHHPLIFKSLKKITKDDMIGSRIMRLLENDIAVYAMHTNLDSAAGGLNDYVFKLLDLDAKRMYENETKNRPIRYFNLAKKMTIEEMVKVVKEKLNISQLRVIYDEYYTKKEIKSFALVTGSGMDFFNEVKDKVDLFITADVKYHEAQDALEQGVSIIDFGHLESEVHAVDLLSNYLKETTNVQIVEFHNKPVYIY; this is encoded by the coding sequence GTGAAACTTAAAGCCTTAATAGATAAATTAAATGAAAAATTTCCAGAAAATATTTGCGAATCTTGGGATAATGTTGGTCTACTATTAGGTGACAAAGACAAAGAGGTAAAAAAGGTCTTAATAGCCTTAGAAGTTAATTCTAAAGCTATTGATAAGGCTATACAAGAAAGAGTTGATATGATAATATCACATCACCCATTAATATTTAAATCTTTGAAAAAAATTACAAAAGATGACATGATAGGCTCAAGAATTATGCGTCTTTTAGAAAATGATATAGCTGTATATGCTATGCATACTAACCTTGATTCTGCAGCAGGTGGATTAAATGACTATGTGTTTAAATTACTAGATTTAGATGCCAAAAGAATGTATGAGAATGAAACTAAAAATAGACCAATTCGATATTTTAATCTAGCTAAAAAGATGACTATTGAAGAAATGGTGAAAGTTGTAAAAGAAAAGTTAAATATTTCTCAACTTAGAGTAATATATGATGAGTATTATACAAAAAAAGAGATAAAAAGTTTTGCTCTTGTAACAGGGTCAGGGATGGACTTTTTTAATGAGGTAAAAGATAAGGTAGACTTATTCATTACAGCAGATGTTAAATATCATGAAGCACAAGATGCACTAGAACAAGGTGTTAGTATAATAGATTTTGGGCATCTTGAAAGTGAAGTTCATGCAGTGGACCTATTATCAAACTATTTAAAAGAAACTACAAATGTACAAATTGTTGAATTTCACAATAAGCCAGTATATATTTATTAA
- the hemW gene encoding radical SAM family heme chaperone HemW gives MVDSIYIHIPFCNKKCSYCDFYILTNMKNQYEKYTQYLIKEIELYDLNIVYDTIYFGGGTPSVLSVDQLKRILSKLKFTKISEITLELNPTNMDIVKLKKIREMGINRLSIGMQSFNESILKLMNREHCVKDNLETFYNARKVGFDNISIDLIFAIPGQTMEQLQYDIQMIAKLKPDHISIYSLIWEEKSRFSKLLKEKKIEKLDEDLEANMYEYVIDNLKKLGYEHYEISSFCLNKKYGRHNMKYWENKEYIGVGISATSYYKGQRYEKERKLLEYYKKIDEHLIPINKYTIENVEKKDLKELEYIVGLRKLTEGAKYFVEDKKKIESLIKRGLLRKKENRIFLTRQGLLLADSVILELI, from the coding sequence ATGGTTGATAGTATATATATACACATTCCTTTTTGCAATAAAAAGTGTTCTTATTGTGATTTCTATATTTTAACTAATATGAAAAATCAATATGAAAAATATACACAATATCTAATAAAAGAAATAGAACTATATGATTTAAATATAGTTTATGACACTATTTATTTTGGAGGTGGAACCCCTTCAGTCTTGAGCGTAGATCAATTAAAAAGAATTCTTAGCAAATTAAAATTTACAAAAATAAGTGAAATTACCTTAGAACTTAATCCAACTAATATGGATATAGTTAAATTAAAAAAAATAAGGGAAATGGGTATTAATAGACTAAGCATAGGTATGCAAAGTTTTAATGAATCTATACTTAAATTAATGAATAGAGAACATTGTGTAAAAGATAATCTTGAAACTTTCTATAATGCAAGAAAGGTAGGTTTTGATAATATATCTATAGATTTAATTTTTGCCATACCAGGTCAAACAATGGAACAATTACAATATGATATACAGATGATAGCAAAATTAAAGCCAGATCATATTTCTATATATTCTTTAATTTGGGAAGAAAAATCAAGATTTTCTAAATTGTTAAAAGAGAAAAAAATAGAAAAATTAGATGAAGATTTAGAAGCCAATATGTATGAATATGTCATAGATAATTTAAAAAAATTAGGATATGAACATTATGAAATATCTAGTTTTTGTTTAAATAAAAAATATGGAAGACATAATATGAAATATTGGGAAAATAAGGAATATATAGGAGTAGGAATAAGTGCAACAAGCTATTATAAAGGTCAAAGATATGAAAAAGAGAGAAAATTATTAGAATATTATAAAAAAATAGATGAGCACCTTATACCTATAAATAAATATACAATAGAAAATGTTGAAAAAAAAGATTTGAAAGAATTAGAATATATAGTGGGACTTAGAAAATTAACAGAGGGAGCTAAATATTTTGTTGAAGATAAAAAAAAGATAGAAAGTCTAATAAAACGGGGCTTATTAAGAAAAAAAGAAAATAGAATTTTTCTAACAAGGCAAGGACTTCTATTGGCAGATAGTGTTATTTTAGAATTGATATAA
- the malQ gene encoding 4-alpha-glucanotransferase — MKTERKAGILMQPISLPSEYGIGTLGKKCKEFVDFLVRAKQKLWQIFPLGPTGFGDSPYQCFSAFAGNPYLIDLENLVDLGLLEYEDIQAMRTNELIIDYGKLYNIKNPILIKAYDKKDILKDEFEEFKVENEDWLEDYALFMALKYHFNGGSWDVWPDDIRLRRKLAIKKYKKLLEKEIDTQKFIQFLFFKQWKEIKEYANERGIEIIGDIPIFVSFDSADAWSHPEIFLFDKDRKPCCVAGVPPDYFSSTGQLWGNPLYNWRTLKRHDYSWWKDRIKANLKLCDIIRIDHFRGFRAYWEIPYGEETAINGKWVKGPGIDLFKSIESTYPNLKIIAEDLGNLEQEDIDLVKETSYPGMKILQFAFDDDPENVYLPHNYDKNCVVYTGTHDNDTTQGWYNSLNDYERSLVRDYVDTPDDNGICWSLIRLAHRSVAKYSIIPIQDYLCYGSDTRMNTPGVAVGNWQFKLRENVLTDELADAIAHITELYGR; from the coding sequence ATGAAAACTGAAAGAAAAGCTGGTATTTTAATGCAACCTATTTCTTTACCATCTGAATATGGTATAGGAACTTTAGGGAAAAAATGTAAAGAATTTGTTGATTTTTTGGTTAGAGCAAAACAAAAATTATGGCAAATTTTCCCATTAGGACCAACAGGATTTGGAGATTCTCCTTATCAATGTTTTTCTGCTTTTGCTGGGAATCCATATTTAATTGATCTTGAAAATCTTGTAGATTTAGGTCTTTTAGAGTATGAAGATATTCAAGCAATGAGAACTAATGAATTGATAATAGATTATGGAAAGCTATATAATATTAAAAATCCAATTTTAATTAAGGCATATGATAAAAAAGATATACTAAAAGATGAATTTGAAGAATTTAAAGTTGAAAATGAAGATTGGTTAGAAGATTATGCACTTTTCATGGCATTAAAATATCATTTTAATGGTGGATCATGGGATGTTTGGCCAGATGACATTAGACTTAGAAGAAAATTAGCTATAAAGAAATACAAAAAGTTGCTTGAAAAAGAAATAGATACACAAAAATTTATACAATTTTTATTCTTCAAACAATGGAAAGAAATAAAGGAATATGCAAATGAAAGAGGAATTGAAATTATAGGGGATATACCTATTTTTGTTTCATTCGACTCAGCAGATGCATGGTCACATCCAGAAATATTTTTATTCGACAAAGATAGAAAACCTTGTTGTGTTGCAGGAGTTCCGCCTGATTATTTCAGTTCTACAGGTCAATTATGGGGAAATCCGTTATATAATTGGAGAACATTAAAAAGACATGACTATAGTTGGTGGAAAGATAGAATAAAAGCTAATTTAAAATTATGTGATATAATAAGAATTGATCATTTCAGAGGCTTTCGTGCATATTGGGAAATCCCTTATGGAGAAGAAACAGCAATTAATGGTAAATGGGTTAAAGGACCTGGTATAGATTTATTCAAATCAATAGAAAGTACTTATCCTAATTTAAAAATTATTGCAGAAGATTTAGGAAATTTAGAACAAGAAGATATAGACTTGGTTAAGGAAACTTCATATCCAGGTATGAAAATACTTCAATTTGCCTTTGATGATGACCCTGAAAATGTATATTTACCACATAATTATGACAAAAATTGTGTAGTATATACAGGAACACACGATAATGATACAACTCAAGGTTGGTATAATTCATTAAATGATTATGAAAGATCATTAGTTCGTGACTATGTTGATACTCCAGATGATAATGGAATTTGTTGGAGTTTGATTAGATTAGCACATAGAAGTGTAGCAAAATATAGTATTATACCTATACAAGATTATTTGTGTTATGGTAGTGATACAAGAATGAATACTCCAGGAGTAGCAGTTGGAAATTGGCAATTTAAATTAAGAGAAAATGTTTTAACAGATGAGTTAGCTGATGCTATTGCTCATATAACAGAATTATATGGTAGATAA
- a CDS encoding replication-associated recombination protein A translates to MDQLGIFHNEEIKPLAYRARPTKLEDFVGQTFSIQIIQKMIEKKKLVNMLIYGPSGCGKTTLSKIIAKEMNYNFEYLNAIKCGVSSIKEVSKRAKDYMAATGKKTILLFDEIHRFNKAQQDSLLQDIEEGEIILIGATTENPYYTLNKAIISRCIVLKFEKLKDEDIRKILKKVCDKFSINIDEEVTKYILSIADGDARTALNVLELIEQTDLEMVKNGINIQQRYDASDKYDRISALIKSIRGSDENAAIYWLATMLDAGEDIKYIARRLVILASEDVGLANVQALNVAVSTMKAIEEIGMPEARIILAECVIYLALSPKSNSAYMAINKALEHIKENGVQKVPVHLTKLGSNKYIYPHDYTNHYIKQKYMEKYIKFYNSADNKFEKKLKDFWDKIKEEN, encoded by the coding sequence ATGGATCAATTAGGAATATTTCATAATGAAGAAATAAAGCCATTGGCATATAGAGCAAGACCTACAAAGCTTGAAGACTTTGTAGGTCAAACTTTTTCAATACAGATTATACAAAAAATGATAGAAAAGAAAAAGTTAGTTAATATGCTAATATATGGGCCTTCAGGTTGTGGTAAAACAACATTGTCTAAGATAATTGCAAAAGAAATGAACTATAATTTTGAATATTTAAATGCGATAAAATGCGGGGTTTCAAGTATAAAGGAAGTTAGCAAAAGAGCTAAGGACTATATGGCAGCAACAGGGAAAAAGACTATACTTTTATTTGATGAAATTCATAGATTTAATAAGGCACAACAAGATTCTTTGCTTCAAGATATAGAAGAAGGAGAAATAATTTTGATTGGTGCTACTACTGAAAATCCGTATTATACATTAAATAAAGCAATAATATCTAGATGTATTGTATTAAAATTTGAAAAGTTAAAAGATGAAGATATTAGGAAAATATTAAAGAAAGTTTGTGATAAATTTTCAATAAATATTGATGAAGAAGTTACAAAATATATTTTATCAATAGCAGATGGAGATGCAAGAACAGCACTTAATGTTTTAGAATTAATAGAACAAACAGATTTAGAAATGGTTAAAAATGGAATAAATATTCAACAAAGATATGATGCTAGTGATAAATATGATAGAATATCGGCATTAATAAAAAGTATAAGAGGTAGTGACGAAAATGCAGCTATATATTGGTTAGCAACTATGCTAGATGCAGGAGAAGATATTAAATATATAGCAAGAAGACTTGTAATTTTAGCTTCAGAAGATGTTGGTTTAGCTAATGTACAGGCACTTAATGTGGCAGTTTCTACAATGAAGGCAATTGAAGAAATTGGTATGCCTGAAGCTAGAATAATACTTGCTGAATGTGTTATTTATCTTGCACTATCTCCTAAAAGTAATAGTGCATATATGGCAATAAATAAGGCATTAGAGCATATTAAAGAAAATGGTGTACAAAAAGTTCCAGTTCATTTAACAAAATTAGGAAGTAATAAATATATTTATCCTCATGATTATACTAACCACTATATTAAACAAAAATATATGGAAAAATATATTAAGTTTTATAATAGTGCAGATAATAAATTTGAAAAAAAATTAAAAGACTTTTGGGATAAAATAAAGGAAGAAAATTGA
- the dusA gene encoding tRNA dihydrouridine(20/20a) synthase DusA yields MIEKMSIAPMVDRTTYNFRQFIRLFNKKSTLYTEMYTAQAIINGNREKLLKISENEHKLVVQLASSSIEYTRQAAEILKNYPFDEININAGCPSNRVSDNKMGAYLMSEPDLLCNMVKILKDICKKPITVKHRIGIDGTGVLENDKKYMGYEYLLNFVDKLHDSGVDKNIIHARIAILKGLSPSENRTIPELDYNMVYKLKKERPKYNIEINGGIKNLEAVKEQLKYVDSVMIGRASYDNPLLFNSENITRSQILENMIEYLEKNTDDSIYHFTMHTLGLFYNTKYSKIWKNIAANTRIEIEDIKQFLKKLNNVL; encoded by the coding sequence TTGATAGAAAAAATGAGTATAGCACCTATGGTAGATAGGACAACATATAACTTTAGACAATTTATTAGACTATTTAATAAAAAATCTACCCTATATACAGAAATGTATACAGCTCAAGCAATAATTAATGGAAATAGAGAAAAATTATTGAAAATTTCAGAAAATGAACATAAGCTAGTAGTTCAATTAGCAAGTTCATCAATTGAATATACAAGACAAGCAGCAGAAATTCTTAAGAACTATCCTTTTGATGAAATTAATATTAATGCTGGATGCCCATCTAATAGAGTTTCAGATAATAAAATGGGGGCATACTTAATGTCAGAGCCAGACTTACTTTGTAATATGGTGAAAATTTTAAAAGATATTTGTAAAAAGCCTATTACAGTTAAACATCGTATTGGGATAGATGGAACGGGTGTTTTGGAAAATGATAAAAAATATATGGGTTATGAATATTTACTTAATTTTGTGGATAAATTACATGATAGTGGAGTAGATAAAAATATAATACATGCAAGAATAGCTATTTTGAAAGGACTTAGTCCAAGTGAAAATAGAACTATACCAGAATTAGACTATAATATGGTATATAAATTAAAAAAAGAAAGACCTAAATATAATATAGAAATAAATGGTGGGATTAAGAATTTAGAAGCTGTAAAAGAACAATTGAAATATGTTGATTCAGTTATGATAGGTAGGGCTAGTTATGATAACCCCTTATTATTCAATAGTGAAAATATAACAAGAAGCCAAATTTTAGAAAATATGATAGAATATTTAGAAAAAAATACTGATGATAGTATATATCACTTTACAATGCACACTCTAGGTCTATTTTACAATACAAAATATAGTAAAATATGGAAGAATATAGCAGCAAACACAAGGATAGAAATAGAAGATATAAAACAATTCTTGAAAAAATTAAATAATGTGCTATAA
- the nox gene encoding H2O-forming NADH oxidase, with translation MKIVVIGANHAGTAAINTILDNYKNAEVVVFERNSNISFLGCGMALWIGRQISGSDGLFYCSKEIFESKGATIHMETEVTDVDFEKKIVYATAKDGSKYEEKYDKLIVSTGSLPISLNVKGKELENVQFVKLFQNAKEVIEKLSHDDIKHVTVVGAGYIGVELAEAFKRIGKEVALLDAQDMCLSTYYDKEFREEMNKVIVEHGIKTHYGEKLEAILGKTKVEAVKTNKGEIKTDMVILCVGFRPNTDLLKDKLELFKNAYKVNRCQETSQKDVYAIGDCATIYDNAIRDINYIALATNAVRSGIIAAHNACGTKLESIGVQGSNGISIYGLNMVSTGLTEEKAKSLGIDVLSTSFSDLQKPGFMESKNEKVMIKIVYEKESRRIIGAQIASKYDISMGIHVFSLAIQEGITIDKFKLLDIFFLPHFNQPYNYITMAALSAK, from the coding sequence ATGAAAATCGTTGTTATAGGAGCAAATCACGCTGGTACTGCAGCAATTAATACAATATTGGATAATTATAAAAATGCAGAAGTAGTTGTATTTGAAAGAAATAGCAATATAAGTTTTCTAGGTTGTGGAATGGCACTATGGATAGGAAGACAAATTTCAGGATCTGATGGTTTATTCTATTGTTCAAAAGAAATATTTGAATCAAAAGGTGCAACAATACATATGGAAACAGAAGTTACAGATGTTGACTTTGAAAAGAAAATTGTTTATGCAACTGCTAAAGATGGTTCAAAATATGAAGAAAAATATGATAAATTAATAGTTTCTACAGGATCATTACCAATAAGCTTAAATGTTAAAGGTAAGGAATTGGAAAATGTACAATTTGTTAAATTATTCCAAAATGCAAAAGAAGTTATTGAAAAATTAAGTCACGATGATATAAAACATGTTACAGTAGTTGGAGCTGGGTATATTGGTGTTGAATTAGCAGAAGCATTTAAGAGAATAGGTAAAGAAGTTGCCTTATTAGATGCACAAGATATGTGTTTATCAACATATTATGATAAAGAATTCAGAGAAGAAATGAATAAAGTTATCGTTGAACATGGAATTAAAACACATTATGGAGAAAAATTAGAAGCTATTTTAGGAAAAACTAAGGTTGAAGCAGTTAAAACTAATAAGGGTGAAATTAAGACAGATATGGTAATTTTATGTGTTGGATTTAGACCTAATACAGACTTATTAAAAGATAAATTAGAATTATTCAAAAATGCATATAAGGTAAATAGATGTCAAGAAACTAGCCAAAAAGATGTATATGCAATTGGTGATTGTGCAACTATATATGACAATGCAATAAGAGATATTAATTATATTGCATTAGCAACTAATGCTGTTAGATCTGGAATAATAGCAGCTCATAATGCTTGTGGTACAAAATTAGAATCTATAGGAGTTCAAGGTTCAAATGGAATTTCAATTTATGGTTTAAATATGGTATCAACAGGTTTAACAGAAGAAAAAGCTAAATCATTAGGAATTGATGTTTTATCAACAAGTTTTTCAGATTTACAAAAACCAGGCTTTATGGAAAGTAAGAATGAAAAGGTTATGATTAAGATAGTTTATGAAAAGGAAAGTAGAAGAATAATAGGTGCACAAATTGCGTCTAAATATGATATTTCAATGGGTATACATGTATTCTCATTAGCAATACAAGAAGGAATAACTATAGATAAATTTAAATTATTAGATATATTCTTCTTACCTCACTTTAACCAACCATATAACTATATTACAATGGCAGCATTATCTGCAAAATAA
- the trxA gene encoding thioredoxin, whose amino-acid sequence MSKVVHYEGENLVDSLLDTVVSKEGVTVVDFFATWCGPCRALGPVLDELSMEVDYKIVKADVDKYADIAAFYGVRSIPTLVIFKDGKPVETLIGGRSKEQLNEEVLKATK is encoded by the coding sequence ATGAGTAAAGTTGTACATTATGAAGGAGAAAATTTAGTTGATTCTTTATTAGATACAGTAGTATCAAAAGAAGGAGTTACAGTAGTTGATTTCTTTGCAACATGGTGTGGACCATGTAGAGCATTAGGACCAGTCTTAGATGAATTATCAATGGAAGTAGATTATAAGATAGTAAAGGCAGATGTTGATAAATATGCAGACATAGCTGCTTTTTATGGAGTTAGAAGTATACCAACTCTTGTTATATTCAAAGATGGTAAACCTGTTGAAACATTGATAGGTGGAAGATCAAAAGAACAATTAAATGAAGAAGTTCTTAAAGCAACAAAATAA
- a CDS encoding leucyl aminopeptidase translates to MKFNLNKKTGLTIELFFEGHDCDCKYYNQLKEKKIFEGKFKQVYVDIFENFAFVGLGKKSELTLNKIREAFFDLAKNLQANNISEVQLELEKIEGFCTAKVTSAIVEGFKQAEYSFDRFLKDKKEHKEFVLNCSLNIEAEKLEKVQKSVNETLSLLDSVFLTRDLVNLPSNYIYPESLALRAKEELEKVGAKVTIYGKAEAEKMGLHAFLAVGSGSDREPKFIVMEYSNKPDTEEKLALVGKGITYDSGGYSLKPSDGMKTMFCDMGGAGTVIGTIHAIAKAKLNINVVGVVAACENALSGHSYKPGDIISSLAGKTIEVDNTDAEGRVTLADSVYYASTVMKATKVIDLATLTGACMVALGEVYTGAVTNNQTFFDNLKEASKEAGEKIWQLPYDSEYAKLNKSRVADIKNTGGRLGGAITAGMFVGEFNNNLPWIHLDIAGTAYLSSAYSYLPTGATGIHVKTLYNLAKSMQ, encoded by the coding sequence ATGAAATTTAATTTAAACAAAAAAACTGGCTTAACAATAGAATTATTCTTTGAAGGTCACGATTGTGATTGTAAATACTATAATCAATTAAAAGAAAAGAAAATATTTGAAGGTAAATTTAAACAAGTTTATGTAGATATTTTTGAAAATTTTGCCTTTGTAGGTTTAGGTAAAAAATCTGAACTTACTTTGAATAAGATTCGTGAAGCTTTCTTTGATTTAGCAAAGAATTTACAAGCAAATAATATTTCTGAAGTGCAACTAGAACTTGAAAAAATAGAAGGTTTTTGTACTGCAAAAGTAACTTCTGCAATAGTTGAAGGTTTCAAACAAGCTGAATATAGCTTTGATAGATTCCTAAAGGATAAAAAAGAACATAAAGAATTTGTGCTTAATTGCTCTTTAAATATTGAAGCTGAAAAATTAGAAAAAGTTCAAAAAAGTGTTAATGAAACTTTAAGTCTACTTGATTCTGTTTTCTTAACAAGAGATTTGGTTAATTTGCCTTCTAACTATATTTATCCTGAATCTTTAGCTCTTCGTGCTAAAGAAGAACTAGAAAAAGTTGGTGCAAAAGTTACAATTTATGGTAAGGCTGAAGCTGAAAAAATGGGTCTACATGCTTTTTTAGCTGTAGGTAGCGGTTCAGATAGAGAACCAAAATTCATTGTTATGGAATATTCTAACAAACCTGATACTGAAGAAAAACTTGCTTTAGTTGGTAAAGGAATAACATATGATTCTGGTGGTTATTCATTAAAACCAAGTGATGGTATGAAGACTATGTTCTGTGATATGGGTGGTGCTGGTACAGTAATAGGTACTATACATGCTATTGCAAAAGCTAAACTTAATATTAATGTAGTTGGAGTAGTTGCTGCTTGTGAAAATGCCTTATCTGGTCATTCATATAAACCAGGGGATATTATTAGTAGCTTAGCTGGTAAAACAATAGAAGTAGATAATACTGATGCTGAAGGAAGAGTTACACTTGCTGATTCAGTATACTATGCTTCAACTGTTATGAAAGCAACTAAAGTTATTGACCTAGCTACACTAACTGGTGCTTGTATGGTTGCATTAGGTGAAGTTTATACTGGTGCTGTAACAAATAATCAAACTTTCTTTGATAATTTAAAAGAAGCATCAAAAGAAGCTGGAGAAAAAATTTGGCAATTACCTTATGATAGTGAATATGCAAAATTAAACAAATCAAGAGTAGCAGATATTAAAAATACTGGTGGTAGATTAGGAGGAGCTATAACTGCAGGTATGTTTGTTGGAGAATTTAATAATAATCTTCCTTGGATACATTTAGATATTGCTGGAACAGCTTATTTATCTTCTGCATATAGTTACTTACCTACTGGTGCAACTGGTATACATGTAAAAACTTTATATAATTTAGCTAAATCAATGCAATAA